ACGCTGCCACTGCTATAAATTGAGGTCTTGGGTCTGAATTATACAGGCCTGCTCATATTGCTGCTGTTGTAGATGCAGAATCTCATGATATAGCTGCTCTCTTATTTGCAGCAGCTCATTTATACCCTGAGCATTTTGCTGCAACTGCTCAGAGTCACTTACAGAGAGATTTTCAGATGACAGTCTCGAAGACTCAGGGTAGCCAGATGATTGAGATGCTgctactgctgctgctgctgatgatgatgatgatgatggtatGGGTGTAGAGTGCGCCAGAGGTTCACCCATAAGTAAAAACTCATCATCATCACTTAACGTCTTCGACAACGTAAGCGGTGGTGCCGGTGACGATAAATGTCGCATTGCCTGACGTCTGGAGAAACTCACTGCTTCCTCATCGATCAGCCTGTAATGTTGTGGCGTGGGTTGGATTGACATTTCAATCCCAGTAAGTTGAAACACCCAAACTCCATCCTCGGTCATATCCAAGGTCATCGGGTGTTCTCCAAAAATGCTGAAGATATGGTTCCAAATATCCTCGCTTTCCACAGTTGCcgctgatgatgatgacgatgatgatgatgatgttgtGCACATCTCTTGTTGCTGGTTCAActcatttaaaattgtaatgtaAGAGAAATTCTTAAACCAAACGTTTGGAAAATAACGTGTGTTAATAtttcccattttttttttttcctgaaaaattattattattattaatattattattactataacaaaaataataataactaaattaatgaataaataataataaataattaactaaattttaattaattaaaaaaaaatattaaataaataaataataaataaaaaaataataatataaaaataaagttacttacttttaaaatgatattttgttttcCGATGTAAGTGATATTCCACAACTAtactttatgaaattttagacGCTTTAGATGGTTAAAATAGAcactaatttataatttcaatgtGCATTCTTTTATATCCTTTGCAAATAGCCCCTACcctttaactaaaatttatcacaACCTATAATTATTCCTAATTACCAATAGCTGTGATGTCTTGTAAAAGAAATCGAAGAAAATGAAGAAGGGTTGAAATCATATGTAAGATAtagtattatttgaaaaatatcaagtaaatctttgtaataataataataataacaataattataatgtatTTATTCAGTTTCAAAATTGGCTATTTGCATAATCgattaaagaattttttagttcTCTTGAATCAGTTAAGagatacattaaaaaaaaaaattttcaaatatcatGAAGGAatcattatgtttttttttataaaatacttatgaAGTTATCTACTTCTAATATTACTCATATGCTacgtgaaattattttaaacgatATGCATCATTATCAGTATTACTTCAACaatgtttgaaaatattttgtaactCTTTTTCATTAAGCCTATTGTTCCCATATCATACTGAAGATATGAAAATAAACCCACGTACTTGAAAAGGTGCaataaattttcgtagtttccTTGAATCAGttgagagagagagagagattaaaaataattatcgaatGTCATAAAtaaagtcattaaaaaaaaaaaaaaaaaaaatcagtttttttttttttttctttttcataaaatatttatgctacttgaaattattttaaacgatATGCATCATTATCAGCATTACTTCGACaatgtttgaaaatattttgtaactCTTTTCATTAAGCCTATTGTTCTCATATCATActgaagatataaaaaataaacccaCCTACTTAAGAGggtacaataaattatttttttagttctctTGAATCAGTTAATagagacattaaaaaataattatcgaatgtcataaaagaaatcattcaaaaacaaaaattattatatatatttttttataaaaatttatgaagtgATCTATTAGTTTTCGTATCAACAGtagtaacttttttaaaattttaacacaaataattattattgtcattataaGATGATtcacatttatacatatatcgcaaaaaatttacattaaaattttttgaacatgCGTCATATTGCACAGTGTTCAAAGAGAAAGTGCTTTCCTAgaaataacataaatattgATAACGTCAAAATTGCCTGTTGGTCAGATGCTTTTCATCGCCTATGTATATAATGAAGGGTTTTACGTTAGCAATATGAGTTGATTTTCAAGTTGGAACACGTTTTCTTTCAACCGCTCAACCactattatataaataataataatatcaatttttcaactgcaGCAAAAATTAGAATGTCTATTCCCGAGTTTAACGGTGTTATTAAATCAGTGGCTCAAGTTTATGAGCTATTATCACAGCTTGATACTGTGAGTGAAGAAAAGTGTCATACGTGGATACGGATTTGTGATGACACTTGCAAACAGTTCAATAAATTGTTGTTAGACCGTAAAAGTAGTGTttatgaaagaaaaaacttaCAAAGTAACATCTCACTTTTGTAATGGTATAGTgagaaatttttacatttaatcaGACCTATCATTGGTGGTGGACTCAATACAAATAGTTTAATTGAATTGCGGGACTTGGAAAGTGCGTTTGAAAATAGAATCAAAACTGGTTGCATTGTTAACAAGGGTCATATTGATTTGAGAGCATTTTTAAACGACGCAAAAGAGTTAgtgattgaaaaaattagcAATGTTCTCAATCGTGAGGGGAACATTAAAGTTAGCACAGCCCTGATatgcaattttgaaaatgttaaaAGTGACGTCACTATAAAGGATACTAAATCCTTCAAAACTAAAAGTgatgaaattttcatttcaactTCGCTTGCCGATTGGTTTAACGATAGTGTTTACGATTCATTACTAAAAAAAGTGGAGGAATTCAATCAGAATGATTCAGGGTGGAGTTTAAgggaaattataaatttgaatattaatatttcacgATACGCTCCACTGCTACTTGGCTTTTTAACGTATGTGGATTTACCTCaagatataaaaaacaaaaaggcTGTCTTGAACATCAAGAATAATGACATCTACTGTTTCCTTTGGTGCATAGAATCCGCATTGTTTCCATTAAAAAGTAAGAATCCTGAAAGAGTGTCATCGTATTATCATGTGGATGCAGTTTTCAACCATCAAGGTATTAGGTTTCCAATCTCTCTTAAAGATATCCCGAAATTCGAAAAACTTAATAGTTTAAACATTAACGTTTATGGTATAGAATCGGAAACTATTACAAATAaagatcaaaatttaaatgatactaTTATAGTTCCTttatatttaagtttaaataattctgataaaaaaactattcccTTATTAATGGTTGAGACAGATATTACTTTGcatgatggtgatgatgatgaaaatcCTGATAGTTATCAACCTATACATCATTTCGCTTTGATTAAAAATCTCTCTCGACTAGTCAGATGTCAAATTTCAAAGTCTCAATCAAGATTATGGTTTTGTGATCGATGATTAAATCATTTTAGGTTTCAACATACACTTGAGAAACACAGACCTGATTGTTTGAAACATTATAAAGTACGAATGAGATTGTCAGAGGAAGATGAAGATAAGGTgctaagttttaaaaatttaaaatataaggaTCCAGTACCGTTTGTAGTCTATGCTGACCTTGAATGTACTCTCGAGATTAGTGCAAATGATATACAAAAGCATGTCCCTCACAGTATAGCTTATTACATGCATTGTAATTATGACAATATTTTATCTAAGTTTGAAATCAATCGTTCACCTGATTGTATTATATGGTTCTTAAGAAAATTAGAAATCTTAGGTAGAAACgttgacaaatttttaaaagataatgTTAAAATGTTACCACTCACAGTTGATGAGCATCATTATCACAATAATTCGAAACTCTGTCACATCTGTGGAAAAGCATTTAAATTAGCTAATGAAATACGATGTCGTGATCATTGCCATTTTACTGGAAAGTATCGAGACCCATCTCATAATTcgtataatttgaattataagcGAACTCATAATATTCCAGTAGTTTTTCATAATCTATCTGGTTATGACTcacattttattataagtCCATTAGCTACATGGTTTGAtggtcaattaaatattttaccaaTTAATAAGGAAAAATATATTGCATTCACCAAGTCTATCAAAAATACATCTGTACAATTGAGATTTATAGATTCTTTTCGTTTTATGGCAtcaagtattgaaaaatttgctTCGTATCTTGATGATAATGACAAACAAATTACACAAAAGTATTATTCTGATTCAGagcaatttaaattagttacaCGTAAAGGTGTATTTCCTTATGAATATATtgattcgataaaaaaaattgatgacgCTTAATTGccagataaaaaatgattttattctaTGCTTAATGATTGTGATATTTCAGATAATGATCACAATCATGCTAATCAAGTTtgggataaatttaatataagtacacttagtgaatattcagatttatatttaaaaacagaTGTCTTATTGTTAGCTgatatatttgataattttcgtAGCAGTTGTTATAAAACGTATGAATTAGATCCTTTACATTACTACACTGCGCTGGGACTAGCTTTTGATGCAATGCTCAAGCTTACAGATATAAAATTAGATTTATTAGATGATCCTGagatgatattatttttttagaaaggAATACGAGGTGGTGTTTTTTAATATACGAGTTGATATGCAAAAGCTAATAATCGATTTATGggtgataattttaatcaaagtgAAGATGAATCATATATCATGTATTATGATGTGAATAATCTATATGGGGCAGTTATGAGTATGCCATTACCACAAGATTCTTTTGAATGGATACATGATGATATTGATGTACatgatgtaaataaattttgtaatgatAGTCCAACAATTGGTTATATTTTAGAAGCAGATTGAGAATACCCAATTGAATTACATTGTAACGATTGTTACAAATGGATCGCGATTTAACCGtactttaatttatcaattcttctaattttttttatttttattaaaataagaatttgACTGCGTAGTTCAAAGCACACCcaataatatgtataaaaatgcGTATACGTATATGTGAGGGTATATTCACATGTATATTCTTTCACACCTATAAATTCATCTAGATCTTTTTGGGTTTGTTCTGAATTCTCACCGAAAGAGTGTGTGAATACGAATGGTCAAATCAGAAGAGTGAGAGAGAAAGGAAAATAGGAGTAATCAAATAAGAAAACTCTGTATATCTCTCTCCCGCTATGCACAGCTGCACCGCTACGGCTGGTCCCTTACGAAGAGCTCACTGTCTCAATGTTTTTCACATGTCCAATGCAAGTCCCTCAAATCATCATAAATGTCACATAAATTCATTAAGATATTTCCGTGATCTAgtttgaattgaatttttacatCTGTTACCAATAGGTCCCGCTGTTCAGCGGATCCTTACTATTTCTTTTCTAATGTACAAATCTCtctcgaattttatttttctcttaatttttaattacatttctcAGAACCGTCTAAAATATTGGTAGCAAGTGTCGTCATAAATTCGTCAGAGAGACGttgtctttaaaaattacatggtcCCCCGCAGAACCTCACTATTCCCTTTTTCTATCACCCAAATTTTTcctctcaattttatttttcttttaattatatttttctagagtacaaaaatatgttgaccATAAAAGTCATCATATATTTGTCAAAGAGATGTCGTTTTAAAATCCCACGATTCCCCGCGAATCCTCACTTCCCCCTTTACCACCATAGAAAAACTTTTctctcaaattttcaattatatttctCAGCAAATGTCATCATatcttttataaaagttattgtCGAACAGCCCACCGCGgacttatttttctatttcataTCTTGTTTACTACAAAATACCAAGAATTCCAGCAATAAATATGTCATTCTCAGCTGCTCAAAAATCAaacccttatatataatttttcctctttctttaacccattttttatttcatcttcggtcttacttttctttcaaaccttttcatatataaacccaggaaaaatattcaaattcagTCATTACCGCCGCAACTAAAACCCTTGTCGGATCTATCCGCGAGCAAGATTCCAAAATTCGTTCTCGTGACGGTCCACAGCCTAGGCAACCGGACTCCTAGATCGATAACcggaattcaattttctttacttttgtGATTAAAACCTTTGTCGGATCCATCCGCGAGTAAGACTCACTgaatcgacttcaaaattcgCTCTCGTGACGGTCCACAGCCTAGGCAACCGGACTCCTAGATCGATAACCGCAGTTCGAttcttttactaaaaattataaattacgcgacttaaattttatttttaaaacctttccTCGTGACGGTCCTTCGCCTAGGCATCTGGACTCCTAGGTTGGatacctaaaataaaatcatttgagttcgcattaaaattaattaaaccccTTCACGTGACGTCCAAATCGGAGTTCTTGTTCGGGAATAATTGATTCCGCTaataaaaacctaaaaatcatagaaaattCACTCGAAGGCAAAGCCGGCTTTTCGGTTCAGCGTGCAGTGCGTTCGTTTGAAGAGATTCAACCTGTGAATCTCAATAAACTGTCATAAACATTGTAAATTCCTGTGTGCACAAATTCAAACTGGTGAATTtggagtgagtgtgtgtgcaGGTATATCAACCCTTCTGGGTAagtctaaaattataatatttttatgtagaaTTTAACTTGTCAATATCAATATACTACTACGTGAGCCGAATTCCTTGGTTggatgacagaataaaaataatttcatattataacttaaaaattaataatcggtGCCCAATCACTCATATGTTCTCACAGTAGCCGCGTGACGGTTCAATCGAACTCCTTGGTTGAGTTATAGAACGAGGTAATTCGGTATtccgatattaaataataaattaaaataaccctTTCACCCGTCGCCTTCACTCACTCCGATCGTGACAACATGATCAGCATAAAGATTTACCTCTGTGCCCTGAACATTTTATACCACCGGGGagcaaaatattcaaaactaGCCACTACACTTCATtctaaacaaaaatatgttattcattacataaatttacaaCAGTATCGTAATTTAGGAATGAAGCTTGTAAAAGTTTATCAAGTCTTGAAATTCAAGCAGTCAGCTTGGTTGAAGCcatatatacacttatccaaaaaattaaaggaacaagaaaattttataaattttttagtgatttttggaaagctgtattttcgtgaaaaatgatcgtatcgaaaaaataaaaaaagcaaattgaagcttgaaatctctagtttgaagatctttctaaattttttggtttcgttttttaggtctacggggccgggaaaaattttttcaaaaaaacgaattgatggcttgtttaggaaatttattcagctacaatttgcttcttcttgtttctctgtacgacaattagctgctgagatatcagccttcaaatgaaaaaggatccttttgtctttgattattgatatctcagcaagaaatggtcacacagtaattttaagggcagtttaataaacttgaatagatcccctacaagctccatttttgattttttcaaaaaaaaattttttttcatccttgatatccatttgaaaaacctttaaaaaatggccattttctggttttttagtctactcatcgctactctgcaaatattgataaaaaaaataatgttgccaggtaattttacagcttaatgtacccccaaaaccctggaaattttcagattgatccattgaaccgtttgtccggtccgattgctcaaagttttacaaaacaattaaaggaacaagttttgttccttaatttgtgtaatcattaccaaaatgaaaaaattaatttttttttggattttcttttatttttgcgttagttatttagtaaatgtaaggtaaagaggaaaaaaaaaaaaattttccaaaaaacgagaccaaacaagaattttttccaatttttttttttatgttttattcggggggttatttttttttcgtttttcggaaaaaaaattttgtttttttctttaccttacatttactgaataactaacgcaaaaatgaaagaaaatccgaaaaaaattgattttttcatttcgataacgattacacagattaaggaacaaaacttgtctttaattgttttgtaaaactttgagcaatcggaccggacaaacggttcattggatcaatctgaaaattttcagggtttttgggggtacattaagctgtaaaattacctggcaacattatttttttatcaatatttgcagagtagcgatgagtagactaaaaaaccagaaaatggccattttttaaaggtttttcaaatggatatcaaggatgaaaaaaaatttttttttgagaaaatcaaaaatggagcttgtaggggatttattcaagtttattgaACTGCCCttaaaattactgtgtgaccatttcttgctgagatatcaataatcaaagacaaacggatcctttttcatttgaaggctgatatctcagcagctaattgtcgtacagagaaacaagaaaaagcaaattgtagctgaataaatttcctaaacaagccatcaattcgtttttttgaaaaaatttttcccggccccgtagacctaaaaaacgaaaccaaaaaatttagaaaaattttgtctcgacctttttcttctgattccgcaaaaaccgtggctaaaaaaaatatcttgctGAAAGATGttaaaactagagatttcaagcttcaatttgctatttttcttttttcgatacgatcatttttcacgaaaacacagccttccaaaaatcactaaaaaatttataaaattttcttgttcctttaattttttggataagtgtaaataaaaatacagacTGTCGCAAAAACGCCAagaatgaatttgaaaaaaactttttcaagcTCACGAATAATGCTGTATTCGGTATAACTATGGAAAACGTTCGAAAATATACAGATGTAAGAATAGTTAACGAATGGTTAGATAGATATGGAGCAAAATCTCGAATATCAAAACCTAATTTccatagttttaaaatttttgataaaaaccTAGCAATAATACAATTGAAGAAAGTGAATTAATACTTTAACAAGCCAATTTACATTGGTTTCAGCATcttagatttatcaaaaacttatatatatgattttcactataattatattaaaaaaaattttaatgataatgaagccaaattattatatacagATACTGatagtttaatttatcattttaacgtaccgaatatttataatacaattcAACGTGACATTGACAAATTTGATACCTCTGACTACCCACCAAATAATGTTTACAACattccattaaaaaataaaaaagtaattggaCTTATGAAAGATGAGTGTAGTGGTCAAATAATAACCGATTTTTTCGGGTTACGAGCAAAACTTTATGCATTCAAAATTCATAAGAATAATGTAGCTAAAAGGAGAGCTAAGGGTGCCAAAGGATCCGCTTTGCGAAAGATCGCGTTTGATGATCTTAAGACTTGTCTGATTGATCatgtaaatataacaaaacATTAACGTTTGATTAGAAGTAGTCATCATGAagtgaaaacaattaaacaaaGTAAATTAGCGTTAAGTTGGTGTGATAATAAAAGGAAATTAAGCGACACCTCAAATGATACTTTACCTTGGGGTTATaaagtgttaaataaaaagataaaaactagataataataatatagataaatatatttaattctaagtttgtaaaataaatttgaatgaatatggttaatatgaaaaataaaaaaaaaatgaaaaaaaaaacagaattgtttattattattttttatataataacactataaaaaatacatgataGTTTTATAAATCAGTCTTATTAATAGAACTATTATGTAAATTATGAAAGCCTAACCACTTAACATAGATTTTATTTCCGggtttgtttattattttctcaacTAGATACACATCTGAATACTTGACTTAACTGAGTTCTTCTGCATAAAATCCTCCTTCTATCGGTTGATCCTGATAATCAATCAGCTTGTATGTTGTTGGGCTTTTTGTTTGTATTGTCTTAATTGCAAAAATTTCAGTCGTCCAATTTGGTGTGTAACCCTTTTCAAACACATGTTTGTACTTGCTTATTCGAACTTTATCTccaactttaaatttattttgttttcgcGCCTGTTTACTTTGAAGAGGTTTGTAAATTGTCTGAAGTATGTGTTCTTCATTACCCACAGTTACATCTGCAGGGTTTCTTTTGGAGTTCCGATGTTTCGTGTGGTTATAATTATCGATTAAGTCCTCAAGTATATCGATCCATTTGTAATTTCCACGTTCTGTAAGCTCGCAccacattttaattttaagggaTCGATTGAAACGTTCACATATGGAGGCATTCAAACTACTAAATGTTGAGTACATATGAGTCCCATAATGTTTCATGAGATCTTTGAattctttattataaaattctttgcCTTGATCAACGTGAAGACTTTTAGGTTTCCACCCTTGGTGTAACACAGACTTCATAGCGTTTTTGACGTCACTTCCACTTTTACTTTTGATTGGAACTGCCCGAGCGTACTTTGACAAATTATCTATAATTGTAAGTAGATATTTATATCCACTATTAGCTGTAGAGTATGGTATCATTTCTACCAAATCAGCTTGCCAAGTTTCATCAAGTCCTCGAATGTCAACATGACGAcgagtataattttttcgtgctGGTTTGTGAAGCTCTGGAGCTATGACTTTCTATTTATTTCCCATTTTTAGCAAGTTCAGATAGTCTATGATCAACATCAGCTAATATTTGCTTATCACGTATTACAGATCTCACAAGCGCTGTTACAAGACTTGACAGCGCTTGGCTATGTAGAACCAGTTCACTATGACTCTCTTCTAATGCACTCACTTTGGTTGTCAATTTGTTAATGAGGTCTTGATGTCTACTCATCATTTAATTCTCTAGCTTAACTATTTCAACCGTTACTTTATCTTCAAGATCAGTTATACGATATTTATTGTAGTCACTGATTGCTTTCACACTATCTTATTCTTGTTTTATTGCAATTTTTATAGTATTATATGTAACCGCATTACTTTCATCCTTAGGTTCAGCAACAATACATAATCTTTTTCGGGCTAAGTCATACTGCCCATAATCTGTTAGCTTCAAACCTTTTCCAGGTGGTCCAACACTACCACTGCTACAGCCTTTAAATTGCACCTGATTCGATTGGGAAGATACACGTCCAAATATATCGATACCCATTTTGATGATCCTCTCTCTCGAAtgttatttcataaataataaattattgttaatgcctctcttgataaataatttcagcTCCACGCAGCTCttcaataattgaaattatctCATTCGAATGACTAGAGTTGCCAGCTGTTTGAGATGCAATCAACAGACGAAGAAGATCTACAAGTTCATTAGGATCATCCCAATAAATGTAATCCACATATTTTCGTTTCTTTAAAACAGTTATAACGTTAGGTAGCCCTTTACCTCTTTTTATTAGTGATCCAATAAAATCAGCaacatatttaatatatttagaacTCTTATCAACATAAAGACTTCTTTCGGATTCATAATTGTTCTTGTGTGTATTTGTGGATATGATCAGTTTATGGTACACATCTGTCATTTTTAGTAATAGATTTTTCATTTGGATCACTTTTGAACAACAATTCTATAAGCCCCGGAGATAAGATATGATTTTGATGATTCACTAAAATAGTATTATCACCAAATTGGACAGGTgaattaccaaaaaataattggttattttttttacgaatacCAAATCTTGTATCTAAGCCtgtaggattttttttattcagcaTCTCAATACATTTAGATATGGAGTTATCATATTTCAGTGGTGTGCTTGTAGAGGTTGGAGGGTTAGATATAATGGTTTCATTCAAGTTGGTGTTACTAGTACTGTTCACATTTAAATCATAAGTATTCTGACCACGATGTATGTCACTATTGTCATTAATAGTTTGATAGTCACTATGTTCACGTttcttcagaaaaaaattttgcaccGATTCATcctcttttttaatttcttgttTCAAAACCTTTGAATTCTCAACTAACGTCCTTAACGGTACCACTATAGGTTTAAACATTTCATTTGCAGTTTGTTCCGAAGTGTCTTTAtcaacttttaatattttatgtttctgTCTTATTGCATCACTAACTTTAGATATTTGTAGCAACATATCTTTCTGCTGAGAAATATTTCTAAACGCCATGTTTACACACTCGAATGTCCTTCATGACTGTGTTAATTTGTATAGGGGTGATTAATTTATACTCATAAAACAGTCAAAACCTTTTCTATAACGTCCATTATTCAATTCACTATCTTTATCAATTACAACAAATTCATGTTTATTATCACTTTTCTTATCATTCCAGCATGCTGAACATAAATCTTCGAATTCACTGTACGGCATATCTGTATTCACATGATCATCATATATGTgcttcaaattcattttatcaTGACGAAAAAGTACGAGGAAATTGGCATTGTCACGTATCAGATGTTTTGGTATACGTGTATAGGTTTGACAGAGATAAAAGCTATCAACATTTTTGTGTCGCCCCATACGAAAATATGCTCTGACATGATCTTGCTTCTCACAACCTACGTCATTGAATATCATAAGAGAATTCGGTTGTGCATCATCTGGATTAACAATtgattcatgatcattaaatgGGAAGTATCCAACTCCTTCTATGGACTGTAGTGCTGACtctaagaatttatatttaggCTAATTCAGTGATTTAGAGTATACATA
This sequence is a window from Microplitis mediator isolate UGA2020A chromosome 3, iyMicMedi2.1, whole genome shotgun sequence. Protein-coding genes within it:
- the LOC130665917 gene encoding probable serine/threonine-protein kinase cdc7 — translated: MCTTSSSSSSSSSAATVESEDIWNHIFSIFGEHPMTLDMTEDGVWVFQLTGIEMSIQPTPQHYRLIDEEAVSFSRRQAMRHLSSPAPPLTLSKTLSDDDEFLLMGEPLAHSTPIPSSSSSSAAAAVAASQSSGYPESSRLSSENLSVSDSEQLQQNAQGINELLQIREQLYHEILHLQQQQYEQAYESNMLLNQQQQQLQQQQLQEQQQLQQQQWLQQQQLEQQQQQQQQWQ